Proteins from one Xenorhabdus griffiniae genomic window:
- a CDS encoding oxidoreductase — translation MSDFLKVGLVGYGYASKTFHAPLIAGTSNIELVAISSSDANKVKKDWSTISVVPSPEELFRDPNIDLIVIPTPNDTHYPLAQQALAAGKHVIVDKPFTITVEQAQSLKKQAEEANLLLSVFHNRRWDSGFLTVKSIIKENKLGTLKYYESHFDRYRPAVRQRWREAAGAGSGIWYDLAPHLLDQAVQLFGKPRAITTDLGMMRPNAETADYFHAQLTYPDLKVVLHATMLAAAESPIYTLHGMTGSYIKYGLDTQEERLKAGERPPRADWGYDARDGYVTLSQDESLVTKVVPTVPGNYGAYYAAIRDAILFGKPNPVTASEAILIMKLIEAGEKSAKEQRTILID, via the coding sequence ATGAGTGATTTTTTAAAAGTTGGTTTGGTAGGTTATGGCTATGCAAGTAAAACGTTCCATGCGCCATTGATTGCGGGAACGTCCAATATTGAATTGGTGGCTATTTCCAGCAGTGATGCAAATAAAGTTAAAAAAGACTGGTCAACGATATCAGTCGTTCCCTCACCGGAGGAACTTTTCCGTGATCCCAACATTGACCTTATTGTGATCCCAACCCCAAATGATACTCACTACCCATTGGCACAACAGGCATTAGCGGCAGGTAAACATGTCATCGTTGATAAGCCTTTTACCATTACGGTAGAACAGGCCCAATCGCTGAAAAAGCAAGCGGAGGAAGCTAATTTATTGCTGTCTGTATTCCATAATCGTCGCTGGGATTCTGGTTTTCTGACGGTGAAATCAATTATTAAAGAAAATAAATTGGGAACATTAAAATATTATGAATCCCATTTTGATCGTTACCGTCCCGCTGTTCGTCAGCGCTGGCGTGAAGCCGCCGGAGCCGGTAGTGGCATTTGGTATGATTTAGCGCCTCATTTACTGGATCAAGCCGTGCAACTTTTTGGCAAACCTCGAGCTATCACAACCGATTTGGGTATGATGCGCCCAAATGCAGAGACGGCGGATTATTTTCATGCCCAGCTCACCTATCCTGATTTGAAAGTGGTATTACATGCAACCATGCTTGCAGCGGCAGAATCGCCTATTTATACATTGCATGGTATGACTGGTAGTTATATCAAGTATGGGTTGGATACTCAGGAAGAGCGTTTAAAGGCAGGGGAAAGGCCGCCACGGGCTGACTGGGGATATGATGCACGGGATGGTTATGTGACGTTGTCACAAGATGAGAGCTTGGTTACGAAAGTTGTCCCTACTGTACCTGGCAATTATGGCGCTTATTATGCCGCTATTCGTGATGCGATTTTGTTTGGAAAACCGAACCCCGTGACGGCCAGTGAAGCTATTTTGATTATGAAGCTTATTGAAGCCGGTGAAAAATCGGCAAAAGAACAGCGTACAATCTTAATTGACTAA
- the rsxD gene encoding electron transport complex subunit RsxD — protein sequence MKFRPVKTDNNQLKVASSPFTHNQKSTSQIMLWVVLAAIPSIAVQTYFFGSGTLFQILLAVITALLAESAAIALKKQLILPYLKDNSALVTGLLLGISLPPLAPWWLIVLGTFFAVIIAKHLYGGLGQNPFNPAMIGYVVLLISFPVQMTSWMPPESLQTFTLTPWDSLMVIFTGHTPDGSTLLQLQQGIDGLSQATPLDSFKTGRLTHNIDEVLQQPILQGVLAGIGWQWVNVAYLVGGLIMLNRKIINWQIPTAFILSLGICALISWLFDPTRYSPPLLQLFSGATMLGAFFIATDPVSASTTPKGRLIYGAIIGGLIWIIRVYGGYPDAVAFAVLLANICVPLIDNYTQPRAYGHK from the coding sequence ATGAAATTTAGGCCAGTAAAAACTGACAACAACCAACTAAAAGTCGCAAGTTCGCCTTTTACACACAACCAAAAAAGCACTAGTCAGATCATGCTTTGGGTAGTTTTAGCGGCCATACCTAGTATTGCTGTCCAGACCTATTTCTTTGGCTCTGGAACATTATTCCAGATTTTGCTAGCTGTCATTACCGCATTGTTAGCTGAATCTGCTGCTATAGCATTGAAAAAACAGCTAATACTTCCCTATCTCAAAGATAACTCTGCTTTAGTGACAGGATTGCTTTTAGGTATTAGCCTGCCACCATTAGCGCCATGGTGGCTAATCGTACTCGGCACATTTTTTGCTGTCATTATTGCTAAGCATTTGTATGGCGGACTTGGGCAAAATCCGTTTAACCCTGCCATGATCGGCTATGTCGTTCTATTGATCTCTTTCCCCGTACAAATGACCAGTTGGATGCCTCCTGAATCTTTACAGACATTCACTTTAACGCCATGGGATAGCCTTATGGTCATTTTCACAGGACATACGCCAGATGGCTCAACTTTGTTACAACTGCAACAAGGTATTGATGGATTGAGTCAAGCAACACCGCTGGACAGTTTCAAAACTGGCAGGTTGACTCACAATATTGATGAAGTATTGCAACAACCTATATTACAAGGCGTTTTAGCTGGCATTGGCTGGCAATGGGTTAACGTTGCTTATTTGGTTGGCGGCCTGATCATGCTCAACCGAAAAATCATTAACTGGCAAATTCCAACTGCATTTATTTTGTCACTGGGTATCTGTGCACTGATAAGTTGGCTTTTTGATCCTACCCGTTATTCACCGCCCTTATTGCAACTCTTTTCCGGTGCCACCATGTTAGGCGCATTTTTTATTGCAACTGATCCGGTTAGCGCATCAACAACACCAAAAGGCCGTTTGATTTACGGAGCTATTATTGGCGGGCTTATTTGGATAATTCGTGTTTATGGTGGTTATCCTGATGCGGTTGCATTTGCGGTATTACTGGCAAACATATGTGTGCCACTGATTGACAATTACACCCAGCCTCGTGCTTACGGCCATAAATAG
- a CDS encoding bile acid:sodium symporter family protein — MNVLQKLRIAPFLVTLIAVVIIASFFPCEGEAKKWFQYLTTAAIALLFFMHGAKLSRNAILAGIGHWRLHLVIFTSTFILFPILGMVLRFIVPEWMSPTVYMGFLYLCALPATVQSAIAFTSVAGGNVAAAICSASASSLLGVFLSPLLVGFLIQTQEGGAQTDTWKAIRDIILQLMVPFIAGHLSRPLIASWVEKHKKLVNMTDRSSILLVVYVAFSEAVVEGIWHKIDAYSLLMIGIVCCVLLAIVLLINVYSSRLLGFGKDDEITIVFCGSKKSLANGVPMANVLFPASMVGVMLLPLMIFHQIQLMVCAVLAQRYAQRLKTEKAE, encoded by the coding sequence ATGAACGTGTTGCAAAAATTAAGAATCGCTCCTTTTTTAGTGACATTAATTGCTGTGGTCATCATTGCATCGTTTTTTCCTTGCGAAGGTGAAGCTAAGAAGTGGTTTCAATACTTAACTACGGCCGCTATCGCGTTATTATTTTTTATGCATGGTGCGAAATTATCCCGTAATGCCATTTTGGCAGGGATAGGGCATTGGCGGTTGCACTTGGTGATTTTCACCAGCACGTTTATTCTGTTTCCCATACTGGGAATGGTATTACGTTTCATTGTGCCAGAGTGGATGTCACCAACAGTTTATATGGGCTTTCTTTATCTTTGTGCTTTGCCTGCCACGGTGCAATCAGCGATCGCTTTTACTTCCGTTGCCGGGGGAAATGTTGCCGCGGCGATATGCAGTGCTTCCGCCTCAAGCTTGTTAGGTGTATTCCTGTCTCCATTGTTGGTTGGTTTTTTGATCCAAACTCAAGAAGGAGGGGCTCAAACCGATACCTGGAAAGCGATAAGAGATATTATCTTGCAGTTAATGGTGCCTTTTATCGCCGGACATTTATCGCGTCCTTTGATTGCCAGTTGGGTAGAAAAACATAAGAAATTGGTCAACATGACAGATCGTTCTTCTATCTTGCTGGTGGTTTATGTTGCATTTAGTGAGGCGGTGGTGGAAGGTATTTGGCATAAAATCGATGCCTATTCATTGCTTATGATTGGGATCGTCTGCTGTGTTTTATTAGCTATCGTACTACTCATTAACGTATATAGCTCGCGTTTGCTGGGATTTGGCAAAGATGACGAAATCACTATTGTGTTTTGTGGTTCGAAGAAGAGCCTGGCGAATGGTGTACCAATGGCGAACGTATTATTTCCCGCGTCAATGGTTGGTGTGATGCTGTTACCGTTGATGATTTTCCATCAGATCCAGCTGATGGTTTGTGCTGTCCTTGCTCAACGTTATGCGCAGCGCCTAAAAACAGAAAAGGCAGAATAA
- the rsxG gene encoding electron transport complex subunit RsxG, producing the protein MLETMRRHGITLAIFAACTTGLTAIVYSLTKDRIDEQAALQHKVLLDQVVPPALYDNDMQNECYLVANKALGNEQPHRLYLARKKGVPVAAALESTAPDGYSGAIQLLVGADFSGGVLGVRVTEHHETPGLGDKIETRISNWIYAFSGKKIMSKDDRNWAVKKDGGEFDQFTGATITPRAVVNAVKRTTLYLETVPTQLSSLPTCEEK; encoded by the coding sequence ATGTTAGAAACTATGCGTCGTCACGGTATTACCCTCGCAATTTTCGCGGCTTGTACGACAGGGTTAACGGCAATTGTTTATTCATTAACAAAGGATCGGATAGACGAACAGGCTGCTTTGCAACATAAGGTATTGCTGGATCAAGTTGTCCCCCCTGCTTTATACGACAATGACATGCAAAATGAATGTTATCTAGTGGCAAACAAGGCATTAGGCAATGAACAGCCTCACCGTCTTTACCTCGCCCGCAAAAAAGGCGTTCCGGTTGCGGCTGCGTTAGAAAGTACAGCACCTGATGGCTATTCAGGTGCAATTCAATTACTGGTTGGTGCTGATTTTTCTGGCGGCGTGCTGGGTGTTCGAGTCACTGAACACCATGAAACTCCTGGTTTGGGCGACAAAATTGAAACCAGAATTTCCAATTGGATTTATGCTTTCTCTGGCAAAAAAATCATGTCAAAGGATGATCGCAACTGGGCGGTCAAGAAAGATGGTGGAGAATTCGACCAATTTACCGGAGCAACCATTACACCGCGTGCCGTTGTCAATGCTGTTAAACGGACTACGCTTTATCTGGAAACAGTGCCGACACAACTTTCTTCCCTGCCAACTTGCGAAGAGAAATAA
- a CDS encoding DUF2569 domain-containing protein, with amino-acid sequence MYQSNDYYRINGWLLAPAAYLIMTLIAASLMLLLYIMTFIHKNEAIHQIGGSFTTLWYTSVLTTTIMWCFTVWVLKLLFIRSKRFPRMFIIWLMVSVLIAIKTFAFSPISDEMAMRSLLWPLLAAAVFTPYIKRSHRVKMTFTQDR; translated from the coding sequence ATGTATCAGTCCAATGATTATTATCGTATTAATGGCTGGTTATTAGCGCCTGCTGCCTATCTCATCATGACATTAATTGCTGCCAGTTTGATGTTACTGTTATATATAATGACGTTTATCCATAAAAATGAAGCGATTCATCAAATAGGTGGTAGTTTTACCACCTTGTGGTATACCTCAGTATTAACCACGACAATAATGTGGTGTTTCACCGTATGGGTATTGAAGCTACTTTTTATTCGTTCGAAACGATTCCCCCGTATGTTTATTATTTGGCTGATGGTTTCCGTGCTGATAGCGATAAAAACTTTCGCCTTTTCTCCTATTTCTGATGAAATGGCAATGCGTTCCCTATTATGGCCATTACTGGCTGCTGCCGTTTTTACTCCTTATATTAAACGTTCCCATCGGGTGAAAATGACTTTCACACAAGATCGATAA
- the rsxA gene encoding electron transport complex subunit RsxA: MTEYLLLFIGTVLVNNFVLVKFLGLCPFMGVSKKLETAIGMGLATTFVLTLASICAWLVNTFILVPLDLVYLRTLSFILVIAVVVQFTELVVRKTSPTLYRLLGIFLPLITTNCAVLGVALLNVNQSHDFLQSAVYGFSAAAGFSLVMVLFAGIRERLAVANIPVPFRGSSIGLITAGLMSLAFMGFSGLVKF; this comes from the coding sequence ATGACTGAATACCTTTTGTTATTTATTGGCACAGTCTTAGTCAATAACTTTGTTTTAGTGAAATTTTTGGGTCTATGCCCATTTATGGGAGTATCCAAAAAACTCGAAACTGCCATCGGCATGGGGCTGGCCACAACTTTTGTTCTGACCTTGGCTTCTATCTGCGCATGGCTGGTAAACACATTTATTCTTGTCCCGCTTGATTTGGTTTATTTGCGCACTTTAAGCTTTATTCTCGTTATTGCGGTTGTCGTTCAATTTACGGAATTGGTCGTCCGCAAAACCAGCCCGACGCTTTATCGCCTGTTAGGAATTTTCTTGCCACTGATTACCACCAACTGTGCTGTACTTGGTGTTGCATTACTGAATGTCAATCAATCTCACGATTTTTTACAATCTGCTGTATATGGTTTCAGTGCTGCCGCGGGTTTTTCTCTTGTCATGGTGCTATTTGCCGGCATTCGGGAACGCCTGGCCGTTGCCAACATTCCTGTCCCTTTTCGTGGTTCATCAATAGGGCTTATTACAGCAGGGTTAATGTCCCTCGCATTTATGGGATTTAGTGGTTTGGTGAAATTCTAA
- the nth gene encoding endonuclease III: protein MNQQKRIEILTRLRDNNPHPTTELVFNSPFELLISVLLSAQATDVSVNKATAKLYPVANTPQAILDLGVDGLKEYIKTIGLYNTKAENVIKTCRILLEKHQGEVPEDRVALEALPGVGRKTANVVLNTAFGWPTIAVDTHIFRVSNRTQFAPGKNVDEVEKNLLKVVPAEFKVDCHHWLILHGRYTCIARKPRCGSCIIEDLCEYTDKTE, encoded by the coding sequence ATGAATCAACAAAAACGGATTGAGATACTTACCCGTTTACGGGATAACAATCCACACCCAACGACTGAGCTGGTATTTAATTCTCCATTTGAGTTACTCATTTCTGTATTGCTATCTGCACAGGCTACAGATGTCAGCGTGAATAAGGCAACGGCAAAACTGTATCCCGTTGCTAATACACCGCAGGCGATCCTTGATTTGGGCGTTGATGGTTTAAAAGAGTATATAAAAACTATTGGGTTATATAACACTAAAGCTGAAAACGTGATTAAAACTTGCCGGATATTGCTGGAAAAACACCAGGGAGAAGTACCGGAAGATCGCGTAGCGTTGGAAGCGTTACCAGGCGTTGGTCGAAAAACGGCTAACGTTGTTTTAAATACTGCTTTTGGTTGGCCAACTATTGCGGTTGATACACATATTTTTCGCGTCAGTAATCGAACACAATTTGCCCCAGGGAAGAATGTTGATGAAGTCGAGAAGAACTTATTGAAAGTTGTGCCAGCCGAATTCAAGGTTGATTGTCATCATTGGCTGATTCTGCATGGTCGCTATACTTGCATTGCCCGCAAGCCGCGCTGTGGCTCTTGTATTATTGAGGATCTTTGTGAATATACGGATAAAACCGAATAA
- the rsxB gene encoding electron transport complex subunit RsxB: MMSLWIAIGVLSILGLAFGLILGFAARRFKVEEDPIVENIDNLLPQSQCGQCGYPGCRPYAEAVANNGEMINKCAPGGEQVMLKISELLGVDPQPLDGDDSVQNPDRKVAFIDEENCIGCTKCIQACPVDAIIGANRAMHTIVEDLCTGCDLCVAPCPTDCITMIPVATTTSNWKWDLTTIPVKNIPVTPDPTLFSPAKSVEVKTHV, translated from the coding sequence ATGATGTCATTATGGATTGCTATCGGCGTACTAAGCATACTCGGATTAGCCTTTGGCTTAATCCTTGGTTTTGCTGCGCGTCGTTTTAAAGTAGAAGAAGATCCGATTGTTGAAAATATCGATAATCTATTACCCCAGAGTCAATGTGGACAGTGCGGTTATCCTGGCTGTCGCCCCTATGCGGAAGCAGTTGCCAATAATGGCGAAATGATCAATAAATGTGCCCCTGGTGGAGAGCAGGTTATGCTCAAAATCTCTGAATTGCTGGGTGTTGATCCACAACCGTTAGATGGCGACGATAGTGTTCAGAATCCAGACAGGAAAGTTGCTTTCATTGATGAAGAAAATTGCATAGGTTGCACAAAATGCATTCAGGCTTGCCCTGTAGATGCTATTATTGGTGCAAACCGCGCCATGCACACCATTGTTGAAGATCTCTGCACAGGTTGTGACCTATGTGTCGCACCTTGCCCAACAGATTGCATTACAATGATCCCCGTTGCTACTACTACCTCAAATTGGAAATGGGATTTAACCACCATTCCAGTGAAAAATATTCCCGTAACACCAGATCCCACTTTGTTCTCTCCTGCTAAGTCTGTTGAGGTTAAAACCCATGTTTAA
- a CDS encoding electron transport complex subunit E, with the protein MNETKNLFIQGLWKNNSALVQLLGLCPLLAVSSTATNALGLGLATTLVLVSTNMAVSALRRWVPHEIRIPIYVMIIASVVSAVQMLINAFAFGLYESLGIFIPLIVTNCIVIGRAEAYASKNSLYHSTIDGLAMGLGATFTLFVLGSMREILGNGTIFDGADLLLGNWAKSLRIEIIHLDSPFLLAILPPGAFIGLGLMLAGKYIIDERIKNRAEHKERQYNVEKGCGSHITRS; encoded by the coding sequence ATGAATGAAACTAAGAACCTATTTATTCAGGGGCTATGGAAAAATAACTCTGCATTGGTACAGCTTTTAGGGCTTTGTCCTTTATTGGCCGTTTCCTCTACGGCTACCAATGCTCTGGGGTTAGGATTAGCGACGACACTGGTTTTAGTGAGTACCAATATGGCCGTGTCAGCATTACGTCGCTGGGTACCCCATGAAATTCGTATCCCTATTTATGTGATGATCATCGCGTCTGTCGTCAGTGCCGTCCAAATGTTAATCAATGCTTTTGCTTTCGGACTCTACGAATCATTGGGTATTTTTATTCCCCTGATTGTGACTAACTGTATCGTGATTGGTCGTGCTGAAGCCTACGCATCAAAAAATTCTCTTTACCATTCAACAATTGATGGTCTTGCAATGGGGCTGGGAGCAACTTTCACCTTATTTGTATTGGGTTCCATGCGAGAGATTTTGGGGAACGGAACTATTTTTGATGGCGCCGATCTATTGCTGGGTAACTGGGCTAAATCACTACGTATTGAAATCATCCATCTGGACTCCCCTTTCTTGCTTGCCATCCTGCCGCCAGGTGCTTTTATCGGATTAGGTCTGATGCTGGCAGGAAAATATATCATCGATGAACGCATCAAAAATCGGGCAGAACATAAAGAACGCCAATACAACGTAGAAAAAGGCTGTGGAAGCCATATCACAAGAAGCTAA
- the rsxC gene encoding electron transport complex subunit RsxC, whose amino-acid sequence MFNLLNLLNKNKIWDFNGGIHPPEMKLQSSRTPLRHAPLPDELIIPLQQHLGPEGELLVKVGDNVLKGQALTFGMGRTVPVHASTSGTIIAIEPCVTTHPSGLKELCVRLRPDGKDQWGERNPVADYTTLEVNEILQRIQQAGIAGLGGAGFPTETKLKGGRHNLKTLIINAAECEPYITADDRLMQEHAKEIIAGIRILIHLLNPKQVLIGIEDNKPEAINALNAALSGDNSIIVRVIPTKYPSGGAKQLTKILTGKEVPSGGRSSDIGVLMQNVGTVVAIKRAIIDGEPLIERVVTLTGEAVTSPGNFWTRLGTPVHFLLQQAGFNPGSEQMVIMGGPLMGFTLPDLNVPIVKISNCILAPSVQEMEPKVIEEACIRCGLCVEACPAGLLPQQLYWFSRGQEHEKAKDHHLFDCIECGACAYVCPSNIPLVQYYRQEKAEIWAIEAEARRSAEAKVRFEAKQARMEREKLAREERHKKAAVQVNSSDKSAVQAALARAKEKQGNTGESIIVQAGQSPDNTAAIAARKARKEQLRARQAEKQITTSLDIKENTSTSVEDNDPRKAALAAAIARAKAKKAAQSGEVTTSPEQSQQDSGDDTQDPRKAAVAAAIARAKAKKAAQSQPESTLPHADSAKPEETDPRKAAVAAAIARAKAKKAAQSQPESTLPHADSAKPEETDPRKAAVAAAIARAKAKKAAQSQPESTLPHADSAKPEETDPRKAAVAAAIARVKAKKAAQEEQVITTE is encoded by the coding sequence ATGTTTAATTTGCTCAACTTGCTTAACAAAAATAAAATCTGGGATTTTAATGGTGGTATCCATCCACCAGAAATGAAGTTGCAATCTAGCCGCACCCCATTACGCCATGCACCATTGCCGGATGAATTAATCATCCCCCTACAGCAACATTTGGGGCCAGAAGGCGAACTGCTGGTTAAAGTGGGCGATAATGTGCTGAAAGGTCAGGCACTAACGTTTGGAATGGGCAGAACAGTACCTGTTCATGCTTCCACATCTGGGACAATTATTGCAATTGAACCTTGCGTCACAACACACCCTTCCGGGCTGAAAGAATTATGTGTCCGGTTGCGTCCTGATGGTAAAGATCAATGGGGAGAACGCAACCCAGTCGCTGATTACACCACATTGGAAGTCAATGAAATATTACAACGCATTCAACAAGCCGGTATTGCTGGCTTAGGTGGTGCTGGCTTCCCTACTGAAACAAAACTAAAAGGTGGACGACACAATCTCAAGACATTGATCATCAATGCGGCTGAGTGTGAACCCTATATCACCGCTGATGATCGTTTAATGCAAGAACATGCGAAAGAAATTATTGCGGGTATCCGCATCTTAATACATTTGCTTAATCCAAAGCAGGTATTGATCGGCATTGAAGACAACAAACCCGAAGCAATTAATGCCTTAAACGCAGCACTTAGTGGTGATAACTCCATCATTGTGCGCGTCATTCCAACAAAATATCCTTCTGGTGGTGCCAAACAACTGACCAAGATCCTGACCGGAAAAGAAGTACCTTCTGGCGGTCGTTCTTCTGACATCGGCGTTCTTATGCAAAACGTGGGAACAGTTGTGGCGATAAAACGTGCCATTATTGACGGCGAGCCGTTAATCGAACGTGTAGTTACGCTAACAGGTGAAGCAGTCACTTCGCCTGGTAATTTCTGGACTCGCCTCGGCACACCTGTTCACTTCCTGTTACAACAAGCCGGATTTAACCCAGGATCAGAACAAATGGTCATTATGGGTGGACCATTAATGGGATTCACTTTACCTGATTTGAATGTCCCCATCGTCAAAATCAGTAACTGTATTCTTGCACCTTCGGTACAAGAGATGGAACCCAAAGTCATTGAAGAAGCGTGTATTCGCTGCGGCCTATGCGTTGAAGCATGCCCCGCCGGATTGCTGCCGCAACAACTGTACTGGTTCAGTCGTGGGCAAGAACATGAAAAGGCCAAAGATCATCATTTATTCGACTGTATTGAATGTGGCGCTTGTGCTTATGTATGCCCAAGTAACATTCCCCTGGTTCAATACTACCGACAGGAAAAAGCTGAAATATGGGCGATAGAAGCAGAAGCACGCCGATCTGCTGAAGCTAAGGTGCGTTTTGAAGCCAAACAAGCACGTATGGAACGGGAAAAATTGGCACGTGAAGAACGCCACAAAAAAGCGGCTGTTCAAGTAAATAGCAGTGATAAAAGTGCTGTACAAGCTGCCCTTGCCCGTGCGAAGGAAAAACAGGGAAATACTGGCGAATCTATTATTGTGCAGGCAGGACAATCACCTGACAATACAGCAGCAATTGCAGCACGTAAGGCCAGAAAAGAACAGTTGCGTGCTCGTCAGGCAGAAAAACAAATTACTACAAGCTTAGATATAAAGGAAAATACATCAACATCGGTTGAAGACAATGATCCGCGTAAAGCCGCCCTCGCCGCTGCGATAGCCAGGGCAAAAGCGAAAAAGGCAGCACAAAGCGGTGAAGTGACAACGTCACCAGAGCAATCTCAACAAGATAGCGGGGATGATACACAAGATCCACGCAAGGCAGCTGTTGCAGCGGCTATTGCCCGTGCTAAAGCCAAGAAAGCTGCGCAGAGCCAACCGGAATCAACTCTTCCTCACGCTGATTCTGCAAAACCGGAAGAAACCGATCCCCGTAAAGCTGCTGTCGCAGCGGCTATTGCCCGAGCTAAAGCCAAGAAAGCTGCGCAGAGCCAACCGGAATCAACTCTTCCTCACGCTGATTCTGCAAAACCGGAAGAAACCGATCCCCGTAAGGCAGCTGTCGCAGCGGCTATTGCCCGTGCTAAAGCCAAGAAAGCCGCGCAAAGCCAACCGGAATCAACTCTCCCTCACGCTGATTCTGCAAAACCGGAAGAAACCGATCCCCGTAAAGCTGCTGTCGCAGCGGCTATTGCCCGTGTCAAAGCTAAAAAAGCCGCTCAGGAAGAACAAGTAATTACAACCGAATAG